In the genome of Neodiprion pinetum isolate iyNeoPine1 chromosome 2, iyNeoPine1.2, whole genome shotgun sequence, one region contains:
- the Ppox gene encoding protoporphyrinogen oxidase — protein MSGRTAVLGGGISGLSAAYYLCDNPAFRAIKIIEASSRTGGWLRSRVSSEGVIFEEGPRTIRPRGPAGLNTLNLVDSLKLSEKIIPISFTHPAAKNRMIYAGKKLHTLPNSLIAMFKVNSPFSRPLVSCLITDLKAPQLIKKDESLYSFVERRLGKDAADYLISPMVCGICAGDAKQISVNFLMKSLFEYEQKYGSIVKGYVKSNWEAFRSKSNKTDSQKSNDNDEITSYRRAENEKWSIWTLRGGLEQLPTALADSLSSHGVQISLNSKCEELTFTEGGVELKFNGKTEKYSRVISSLSAKNLAPMIHHQHPQLANELIAIPSVTVAVVNLEFVGNVLEQEAFGFLVPPNEKLPILGVIFDSCILSPRNSTVLTVMMGGAWFTKNFGDQPSKEHLLEVAVHHVKTILHIEADPVAHNVAILKDCIPQYVVGHEQRIRGIENYLVKHKLPLFLCGSSYYGVGLNDVVLSAKQAASAVTQQC, from the exons ATGTCGGGAAGGACCGCCGTCTTGGGAGGTGGAATATCAGGCCTCTCTGCGGCTTATTATCTGTGCGATAACCCAGCTTTTCGGGCCATCAAAATAATCGAAGCATCCAGTAGAACTGGCGGATGGCTGCGCTCAAGAGTGTCATCGGAGGGTGTTATATTCGAGGAAGGACCAAGGACGATAAGACCCCGAGGTCCTGCTGGTTTAAATACTCTCAATCTAGTGGACAGTCtaaaattgtcagaaaaaataattccaattAGTTTCACACATCCAGCAGCTAAAAACCGAATGATTTATGCTGGCAAGAAGTTACACACGCTGCCCAACTCGTTGATTGCTATGTTTAAGGTGAATTCGCCATTTAGTCGACCTTTGGTTAGCTGCTTGATTACCGATTTAAAAGCGCCGCAGCTTATCAAAAAAGACGAAAGTCTTTATAGTTTTGTTGAAAGACGACTGGGAAAAGATGCAGCTGATTATTTGATAAGTCCAATGGTTTGTGGAATTTGCGCAGGAGATGCAAAACAGATCAGTGTAAATTTTCTAATGAAATCTTTATTCGaatatgaacaaaaatatGGTTCTATTGTAAAAGGTTATGTAAAAAGTAATTGGGAGGCGTTCAGAAGCAAGTCTAACAAAACCGATAGCCAGAAATCAAATGACAATGATGAAATTACATCATATCGACGagctgaaaatgaaaaatggtcaATCTGGACTTTGCGTGGTGGACTTGAACAATTACCAACAGCACTCGCTGACAGTCTCAGTTCACATGGGGtacaaatttctttaaataGTAAATGTGAAGAATTGACTTTCACAGAAGGTGGtgttgaattaaaattcaatggGAAGACTGAAAAGTATTCAAGAGTAATATCCAGTTTATCTGCCAAGAATTTGGCACCTATGATTCACCACCAACATCCACAGCTAGCAAACGAGCTTATAGCTATACCCTCTGTTACTGTGGCTGTTGTTAATTTGGAATTTGTCGGCAACGTGCTGGAACAAGAAGCATTTGGTTTTTTAGTACCACCTAATGAGAAATTGCCAATTTTGGGGGTCATTTTTGACTCATGCATTTTATCTCCAAGGAACTCTACa GTCCTCACTGTGATGATGGGTGGAGCCTggtttacaaaaaatttcggtGATCAACCATCAAAAGAGCATCTCTTGGAAGTAGCAGTGCATCATGTCAAAACTATTTTACATATTGAAGCAGATCCAGTTGCACATAATGTGGCTATTCTAAAGGATTGTATTCCACAGTACGTAGTTGGTCATGAGCAAAGGATTCGTGGTATCGAAAACTACTTAGTGAAACACAAACTTCCCCTTTTTCTTTGTGGCTCTTCGTATTATGGTGTTGGATTGAATGACGTTGTTCTGTCTGCAAAACAGGCAGCTTCAGCGGTTACTCAACAATGTTGA
- the mRpL27 gene encoding large ribosomal subunit protein bL27m produces the protein MTTLTNALVAGFQNAKQGFMQPIASVVVCTRNASKKTGGSSRNPPRHTRPKHRGWRVQDGTFVQAGTLLATQLHTRFHPGLHVGFGRDGTLFALEAGRVVVTCEKIDPNWDHTWINGNYEGRQGHVIYKKHFNVIPEPQHNVFKLIDAI, from the exons atgacaACATTGACGAATGCATTAGTGGCCGGTTTTCAGAATGCAAAACAAGGATTCATGCAACCTATTGCATCTGTCGTTG TATGTACAAGAAATGCCTCCAAGAAGACTGGGGGATCTTCAAGGAATCCACCACGTCATACTAGGCCGAAACACAGAGGGTGGCGTGTCCAGGACGGAACATTTGTTCAAGCTGGTACACTGTTAGCGACGCAGTTGCATACGCGGTTTCATCCTGGTTTACAT GTTGGATTTGGACGAGATGGTACTTTGTTTGCCTTGGAAGCTGGCAGGGTGGTGGTCACATGTGAGAAAATTGACCCAAACTGGGATCATACGTGGATTAATGGAAACTATGAGGGTCGTCAAGGTCACGTCATTTACAAAAAACACTTCAACGTCATCCCTGAACCTCAGCATAATGTATTCAAACTTATTGACGCAATTTAA